A region from the uncultured Draconibacterium sp. genome encodes:
- a CDS encoding RagB/SusD family nutrient uptake outer membrane protein, protein MKSLKYNYILVAVCALFIFTTACDTEDFLDNENKSNLTDQTQWASEGNADIYLNDIYSELIKKCNNAENMDYYTDDYNISHYYTASNWRQGICIAPSSSTTGVWGGTHGPTDGYSWANFFTKLRKCNTFIQKLEEYKENFSDDWYNQRIDEAKFMRAYFYSEFFMHVGGLPIIEVPLDRNSMSEEEMLYPRSTFAETFNFITSELGQIVNNNNLPVKYSSGDPDAGRATLGAALALKGWIELFGASPLFNTSDPYLADPDKFVHFGNYDASRWATAAATNKKFIDEMGGGAPYALFSDAKNLFRAANEYNSEIIFDRQMLDVSGMGANYERRGGPTYVLGQYMCWGNYNPTQEIVDQYCMANGKVITDPESGYDPQNPYVGREQRFYNDIVFDGAEYKLDWMPETDIIYTRIDETYANPDKTNQIDLAGKTDVGDSGYYQRKRLNPDAAPANDASGQNYIYYRYAEVLLNFAEAQNEATGPNADVYAAINELRDRVDLPALEAGLTKDEMREAIWRERRVELCFEGKRYFDNKRWKIAEQTMGTQRHNMVIRNSVPSDNSGVWVYSIEEEVKWTAKFEVKQYMNPIPTDVIDQNSNIKQNPGY, encoded by the coding sequence ATGAAAAGTTTAAAATATAACTACATATTGGTCGCAGTTTGTGCTTTGTTTATATTCACCACTGCTTGCGATACCGAAGATTTTCTTGATAACGAGAATAAATCGAACCTTACTGATCAAACCCAATGGGCCTCTGAGGGTAATGCCGACATTTACCTGAATGATATTTACAGCGAGCTAATTAAAAAATGCAACAACGCTGAAAATATGGATTATTATACCGATGATTATAATATCAGCCATTACTATACCGCATCGAACTGGAGGCAAGGAATATGTATTGCTCCATCAAGCAGTACAACAGGTGTTTGGGGTGGAACACACGGCCCTACAGATGGTTATAGCTGGGCAAACTTTTTTACCAAGCTCCGAAAATGTAATACTTTTATTCAAAAACTTGAAGAGTATAAAGAAAACTTTTCTGATGACTGGTATAACCAGCGCATTGATGAAGCAAAGTTTATGCGTGCCTATTTTTACAGCGAATTTTTTATGCATGTAGGTGGGCTGCCAATTATTGAAGTTCCGCTGGATAGAAACAGCATGAGCGAAGAAGAAATGCTTTATCCTCGTTCAACTTTTGCCGAAACATTCAATTTTATTACCAGCGAGCTTGGCCAGATTGTAAATAACAATAATCTTCCTGTAAAATACAGTAGTGGCGATCCTGACGCCGGGCGTGCAACTTTGGGTGCAGCCTTAGCTCTAAAAGGCTGGATTGAATTATTTGGTGCCAGTCCGTTGTTTAATACATCGGATCCTTATCTGGCCGACCCTGATAAATTTGTACATTTTGGAAATTATGATGCTTCGCGTTGGGCCACTGCAGCTGCCACCAATAAAAAGTTTATTGATGAAATGGGTGGTGGTGCACCATACGCTTTATTTTCAGATGCTAAAAACTTATTCAGAGCGGCAAACGAGTATAATTCTGAAATTATTTTCGACCGACAAATGCTTGACGTAAGCGGAATGGGTGCCAATTACGAACGTCGTGGAGGCCCAACCTACGTTTTAGGTCAGTACATGTGCTGGGGTAATTACAACCCTACTCAGGAAATTGTAGACCAGTATTGTATGGCAAACGGAAAGGTGATAACAGATCCGGAATCGGGTTACGATCCACAAAATCCGTATGTAGGAAGAGAACAGCGTTTTTACAACGATATTGTTTTTGATGGCGCTGAATACAAGCTGGATTGGATGCCCGAGACCGATATTATTTACACGCGTATTGACGAAACTTATGCCAATCCCGATAAAACAAATCAGATTGATTTGGCCGGGAAAACAGACGTAGGCGACTCGGGTTATTATCAGCGCAAGCGTTTAAACCCTGATGCTGCGCCGGCAAACGATGCCAGTGGCCAAAACTACATTTACTATCGTTATGCCGAAGTTTTATTAAACTTTGCCGAAGCACAAAACGAAGCCACCGGGCCCAATGCCGATGTATACGCAGCGATAAACGAACTACGTGACCGCGTTGATTTGCCTGCGTTGGAAGCCGGTTTAACAAAAGATGAAATGCGCGAAGCCATTTGGCGCGAACGCAGGGTTGAACTCTGTTTTGAAGGAAAAAGGTATTTTGATAACAAACGATGGAAAATTGCCGAACAAACCATGGGAACACAACGCCACAACATGGTTATTCGCAACTCGGTTCCATCTGATAACTCAGGTGTATGGGTATACAGTATTGAAGAGGAAGTAAAATGGACAGCTAAATTTGAAGTTAAGCAGTACATGAATCCAATTCCAACCGATGTAATCGATCAAAATTCAAATATAAAACAGAACCCAGGTTATTAG
- a CDS encoding TonB-dependent receptor, whose product MRKHLTRSENPFLWSRSLLLCLFIILFTITSVTAANNSENNQNSATETPQQKSISGTVTDEQGLPLPGATVIIKGTTNGIVTNTDGEFSLSGVNEGDVLLVSFVGFQSQEITIANQTTFNVALKIDAIGIEEIVTIGYGVQKKTTVTGAISTVKGEELAEIPVPNISQAMAGKLAGVSMRSSTGAQPGMDTPDLHIRGVVSTGNNSPLVVVDGVKRDNIMQIDPATIESITVLKDAAAVAPYGIGGANGVILITTKKGKAGKPVVRLTTSYGIQNPTYVPDMLDATDYMALQNEGYYNLTPNGTTPPNAPDLIANYANLHKEDPYRYPDSKFIDVWNDNVPVQNHNIELSGGTNNVTYHAGLGYYDQKGLFDPVGYKRYNYNLSLELKATNTTKVGMSLYGSVEETNDLDPGENATGHLFRAFYKFVPIQQLIYPDGEHWGESSASTPVGALRSEGYEQWDKNTLLASVYLEQELPFIQGLSFKGVFSYDPTTQKQKQWHIPFVYHVIDLDANPYTFTEVVSTQEGNSPTYTYLRQQSNDWKNYTGQAYLNYARTFGDHSVTGLLVAEARKNTYETFWARRNNYALEIDELDFGSSDKLDYDNGGYSSEGSEIGFVYRLGYSYQDKYMLEAAGRYDGHYAFGPGKQWGYFPSFSAAWRVSEEDFMASYGALNNLKLRASWGQSGNLPYIDGSLADFQFMPGYTLRGNAYLYGASGLVQGSRIEKEANPDITWEVSSKLDVGFDLNMYDGLLNVEFDFFHEKRTDMLLAPQVTLPVEYGLSIAQENAGEMKNNGFEITASSRKTFANGLELGISGNFSYAKNKMVEVFETDAQRANPNRTLTGRPYGTPFGYHALGLFTTDEDINGDGIINSDDGYNVTQFGDLHPGDIKYADLSGPDGVPDGIIDSNDETVIGDPVYPLMTYGLTADASWKGFDVSMFFQGTGMSSINIRQFMTVPFENNGSNTAYEYFDNRWTADNQNARYPRATPSPYGNNTKNSDWWTISSNYLRLKTMIVGYNLPKSFVDRIGLGGIRVSYTGQNLLTFSNIKHIDPEMGYDQRENSYPVMRSHTFGLDITF is encoded by the coding sequence ATGAGAAAACATCTAACCCGATCGGAGAATCCGTTTCTCTGGTCAAGGAGTTTATTGCTGTGTTTATTCATTATTCTATTTACCATAACTTCCGTCACAGCTGCCAATAATTCAGAAAATAATCAGAATTCTGCCACCGAAACTCCACAACAAAAATCTATTTCAGGAACCGTAACAGATGAGCAGGGGCTTCCGCTGCCCGGAGCTACCGTAATTATTAAAGGAACCACAAATGGTATTGTTACAAATACCGACGGTGAATTTTCATTATCCGGAGTTAATGAAGGAGATGTATTACTGGTTTCTTTTGTAGGCTTTCAGTCGCAGGAAATTACAATTGCCAATCAAACTACTTTTAATGTTGCACTAAAAATTGATGCAATTGGTATTGAAGAAATTGTAACCATTGGTTATGGTGTGCAAAAGAAAACAACGGTAACCGGAGCAATAAGCACTGTAAAAGGTGAAGAGCTGGCCGAAATTCCTGTACCTAATATTTCGCAAGCTATGGCAGGAAAGCTTGCCGGTGTAAGTATGCGCTCGAGCACTGGTGCTCAGCCAGGTATGGATACGCCCGACCTCCATATTCGCGGTGTGGTTTCAACCGGTAACAATAGCCCGCTGGTGGTTGTTGACGGTGTGAAGCGCGACAATATTATGCAAATTGACCCGGCAACCATTGAAAGCATTACTGTATTAAAAGATGCGGCCGCAGTGGCACCTTATGGTATTGGAGGTGCAAACGGTGTAATTCTTATTACCACTAAAAAAGGTAAGGCCGGAAAACCAGTTGTACGCTTAACCACTTCTTATGGTATTCAAAATCCTACCTATGTGCCTGATATGTTAGATGCTACTGATTATATGGCTTTACAAAATGAAGGTTATTACAACCTAACACCTAATGGTACTACGCCTCCTAATGCTCCGGACCTGATTGCCAATTATGCCAACCTTCATAAAGAAGATCCTTATCGCTACCCCGATTCAAAATTTATTGATGTATGGAATGACAATGTACCGGTTCAAAACCACAATATTGAGTTAAGTGGCGGAACAAACAATGTTACCTATCACGCCGGTTTGGGTTACTACGATCAGAAAGGTTTATTTGATCCGGTTGGCTATAAACGATATAACTACAATTTAAGTCTCGAGCTGAAAGCCACCAACACCACAAAAGTTGGTATGTCGTTGTATGGTTCGGTTGAGGAAACCAACGACCTTGATCCTGGCGAAAATGCTACCGGTCACCTCTTTCGTGCATTCTATAAATTTGTTCCTATTCAACAGCTGATTTATCCTGATGGAGAACACTGGGGGGAATCTTCAGCAAGTACTCCTGTAGGTGCATTACGATCAGAAGGATACGAGCAGTGGGATAAAAACACTTTACTTGCATCTGTCTATCTCGAACAGGAACTCCCATTTATTCAAGGACTTAGCTTTAAAGGTGTATTTAGTTACGACCCTACCACCCAGAAACAAAAACAATGGCACATTCCATTTGTGTATCATGTAATTGATTTGGATGCAAATCCCTATACTTTTACGGAGGTGGTTTCAACTCAGGAAGGTAATTCGCCTACCTATACCTATTTGCGTCAGCAAAGCAACGATTGGAAAAACTACACCGGACAGGCGTATTTGAACTATGCACGTACATTTGGCGACCATAGTGTAACCGGTTTATTAGTGGCCGAAGCACGTAAAAATACTTACGAAACATTTTGGGCACGAAGAAACAATTACGCACTGGAAATTGATGAGCTTGATTTTGGTAGCTCAGACAAACTGGATTATGATAATGGCGGCTATTCAAGCGAAGGAAGCGAGATTGGTTTTGTATATCGTTTAGGGTACAGCTACCAGGATAAATATATGCTTGAAGCTGCAGGTCGTTACGATGGCCATTACGCATTTGGCCCGGGAAAACAATGGGGGTATTTCCCATCGTTTTCAGCAGCATGGCGTGTTTCTGAAGAAGACTTTATGGCCAGTTACGGCGCTTTAAATAATCTTAAACTTCGTGCATCTTGGGGGCAATCGGGTAACCTGCCATACATTGATGGTAGTTTGGCCGATTTCCAGTTTATGCCGGGGTATACCCTACGCGGTAATGCCTATTTGTACGGCGCTTCAGGACTGGTACAAGGGTCTCGAATTGAGAAAGAAGCTAACCCTGATATTACCTGGGAAGTTTCGTCGAAACTTGATGTGGGTTTCGACCTGAATATGTATGATGGTTTATTAAACGTTGAGTTTGACTTTTTCCACGAGAAACGTACCGATATGTTGCTTGCTCCACAGGTAACCCTTCCTGTTGAATATGGCTTAAGTATTGCTCAGGAAAATGCCGGCGAAATGAAAAACAATGGTTTTGAAATTACTGCCAGCAGCAGAAAAACATTTGCCAATGGTTTAGAGCTTGGCATCAGTGGTAATTTTAGCTATGCCAAAAACAAAATGGTTGAGGTATTTGAAACCGATGCACAACGTGCAAATCCAAACCGTACCTTAACAGGTCGTCCTTACGGAACACCATTTGGCTACCATGCACTGGGCTTATTTACAACCGATGAAGACATTAATGGCGACGGAATTATTAACAGCGACGACGGGTACAACGTAACCCAGTTTGGCGATTTGCATCCTGGTGATATTAAATACGCCGACTTAAGTGGTCCTGATGGTGTACCAGACGGAATTATCGATTCAAACGATGAAACAGTAATCGGCGATCCCGTTTATCCGCTCATGACTTATGGTCTTACTGCCGATGCCAGTTGGAAAGGTTTCGATGTTTCCATGTTCTTCCAGGGAACAGGGATGTCAAGTATCAACATCCGCCAGTTTATGACCGTTCCTTTTGAAAATAACGGATCGAATACGGCTTATGAATATTTTGATAATCGCTGGACAGCTGATAATCAAAATGCCAGATATCCAAGAGCTACACCATCGCCATACGGCAACAATACCAAGAATTCAGACTGGTGGACAATAAGTTCAAACTACCTGCGATTAAAAACAATGATTGTTGGTTACAATCTTCCAAAATCATTTGTGGACAGAATTGGCCTTGGCGGAATTCGTGTTTCATATACCGGTCAGAACTTGCTGACATTTAGTAATATAAAACACATTGATCCGGAAATGGGCTACGATCAGCGTGAGAATTCTTACCCGGTGATGCGTTCGCACACATTTGGACTTGATATCACTTTTTAA
- a CDS encoding NCS2 family permease, with product MLNKFFKLDENKTTVKTEILAGVTTFMTMAYILAVNPDILSATGMDKNAVFTATALSALVATLVMALVAKLPFALAPGMGLNAFFAFTVVLGMGHSWQFALTAVFLEGIIFILLTAFNIRELIVNAIPLPLKHAVSAGIGLFIAFIGLQNAGVIVNNDAVLVGLGDMGSAPVLIALGGVVLTAVLLALKVKGALLIGIFAATIAGMPFGVTHLPEGSLVDAPPSLEPIFFKFEWSQIFTLDMLIVLFTFLFVDMFDTVGTLVGVSSKAGMLDKEGRVPRVKQALFADSIGTFFGAIFGTSTVTTYVESASGVSEGGRTGLTSLATAALFLIALFFAPIFTMVPAAATAPALILVGFFMMSPILNIDFDNFTESIPAFITIIVMPLTYSIAEGIVFGMLSYVLLKVLTGKYKDISVVMVVLAALFILKFFI from the coding sequence ATGTTAAATAAATTTTTTAAGCTCGACGAAAACAAGACGACCGTTAAAACGGAAATATTAGCCGGTGTAACTACGTTTATGACCATGGCTTATATTTTAGCGGTAAATCCGGACATTTTAAGCGCAACCGGAATGGACAAAAATGCAGTGTTTACTGCAACTGCTCTGTCGGCCCTGGTGGCTACATTGGTTATGGCCCTGGTGGCAAAATTACCTTTTGCCCTGGCTCCGGGTATGGGTCTTAATGCATTTTTTGCTTTTACTGTGGTACTCGGAATGGGACACAGCTGGCAGTTTGCTTTAACAGCTGTTTTTCTTGAAGGTATTATATTTATTTTACTTACGGCATTTAATATCCGGGAGTTAATTGTAAACGCCATACCGTTGCCATTGAAACACGCTGTTTCGGCAGGTATTGGTTTGTTTATTGCCTTTATTGGTTTGCAAAATGCTGGCGTAATTGTTAACAACGATGCTGTATTGGTAGGCTTAGGCGATATGGGTTCGGCTCCGGTTTTGATTGCCCTTGGAGGGGTTGTACTTACCGCCGTATTACTTGCACTAAAAGTTAAAGGTGCCTTGTTAATTGGTATTTTTGCCGCAACTATAGCAGGTATGCCTTTTGGTGTTACTCATTTGCCTGAAGGAAGCCTTGTTGATGCACCTCCTTCGTTGGAACCTATTTTCTTTAAATTTGAGTGGAGCCAGATTTTTACGCTTGATATGCTTATTGTACTGTTTACTTTCCTTTTTGTGGATATGTTTGATACCGTAGGAACACTGGTTGGTGTTTCGTCAAAAGCAGGCATGTTGGATAAAGAAGGAAGAGTACCACGTGTTAAACAAGCGCTTTTTGCCGACTCTATCGGTACATTCTTCGGAGCTATTTTTGGAACAAGTACAGTAACAACTTATGTGGAAAGTGCATCTGGTGTTTCCGAAGGCGGACGTACCGGCTTAACTTCGCTGGCCACTGCAGCCTTGTTTTTAATAGCCCTGTTCTTTGCACCGATATTTACAATGGTACCTGCAGCTGCAACAGCACCGGCACTTATTTTGGTTGGATTCTTTATGATGTCGCCGATTTTAAATATCGACTTCGATAATTTTACCGAATCTATTCCGGCCTTTATCACCATTATTGTAATGCCATTAACCTACAGTATTGCCGAAGGTATTGTGTTTGGTATGCTTTCGTACGTACTGTTAAAAGTGTTAACCGGAAAATACAAAGATATTTCGGTGGTTATGGTGGTGTTAGCTGCCTTGTTTATTCTCAAGTTTTTTATTTAA
- a CDS encoding DUF5020 family protein: MKKLLLAIAFVAFVFSVSAQNVQLHYDFGEGRKMLTSTVEMFKPDKYGSTFFFVDMDYGADGTGIDNGISLAYWEIARAFKWNETQKFMPRVEYNGGTMSIGDGIWIPIENCWLAGIERTWASADFSKILTLQANYKNIKDKLEGGTKNQNGFQLTAVWVIQMLEGKLTFTGFADFWKEEMFWGTDYRFLSEPQLWYNASKNFAIGGEVELSNNFVGDEFAVKPTLGLKWTF, translated from the coding sequence ATGAAAAAACTTTTACTTGCAATTGCATTTGTTGCATTCGTGTTTTCAGTTAGTGCCCAAAACGTACAGTTACATTATGATTTTGGCGAAGGTAGAAAAATGCTGACGTCAACAGTTGAAATGTTTAAACCCGACAAGTATGGTTCAACATTCTTTTTTGTTGATATGGATTATGGTGCTGATGGTACCGGTATCGACAATGGAATTTCGTTGGCCTACTGGGAAATTGCCCGTGCTTTTAAATGGAACGAAACTCAAAAGTTTATGCCTCGTGTTGAATACAATGGCGGAACAATGAGCATTGGCGATGGTATTTGGATTCCGATTGAAAATTGCTGGTTGGCAGGTATCGAACGTACCTGGGCATCGGCCGATTTCTCGAAGATTTTAACTTTGCAGGCCAACTACAAGAACATAAAAGATAAACTTGAAGGTGGTACAAAAAACCAAAACGGATTTCAATTAACTGCAGTATGGGTAATTCAAATGTTAGAAGGTAAACTTACATTTACCGGTTTTGCCGATTTCTGGAAAGAAGAAATGTTTTGGGGAACCGACTACCGTTTCTTAAGCGAGCCACAATTGTGGTACAATGCCTCAAAAAACTTTGCCATTGGTGGCGAGGTTGAACTGAGTAACAATTTTGTTGGCGACGAGTTTGCTGTAAAACCAACACTTGGTTTAAAATGGACTTTCTAA
- a CDS encoding DUF2461 domain-containing protein, with protein sequence MEKVLGFLKQLSENNNREWFQDNRKWYEESRDKVLFITDVLINEISKFDSSVRGLSPKDCVFRIFRDVRFSKDKRPYKTNFGSFICTGGRKSMNPGYYFHIEPGSSFIGGGIYMPPAPVLKKLRAYMADHAEEFLEIGNEKDFKKQFPEMYDDKLKLAPKGYPKDHEYIELLKYKSFIYSASLENSVVAGPNYIDEMVKRFELLYPVNAFLYDALV encoded by the coding sequence ATGGAGAAAGTTCTTGGGTTTTTAAAACAACTGTCGGAAAACAATAATCGCGAATGGTTTCAGGATAACCGAAAATGGTATGAAGAAAGCAGGGATAAAGTACTATTTATTACCGATGTATTAATAAACGAGATAAGTAAATTTGATTCATCGGTAAGGGGGTTGTCGCCAAAGGACTGTGTGTTTAGGATTTTTCGCGATGTACGTTTTTCGAAAGATAAACGGCCGTACAAAACAAATTTTGGCAGCTTTATTTGCACCGGAGGCCGAAAAAGTATGAATCCGGGGTATTATTTCCATATTGAGCCGGGCAGTAGTTTTATTGGTGGTGGAATTTATATGCCACCGGCTCCGGTACTAAAAAAACTCAGGGCCTACATGGCCGACCATGCGGAAGAATTTTTAGAAATAGGAAATGAAAAGGATTTTAAAAAGCAATTTCCTGAAATGTATGACGATAAACTAAAACTGGCACCCAAGGGCTATCCGAAAGACCATGAATACATTGAACTTTTAAAGTATAAATCGTTTATTTACTCTGCTTCGCTGGAAAACAGCGTTGTAGCCGGACCAAATTATATTGACGAGATGGTTAAGCGTTTTGAGTTGCTTTATCCGGTTAATGCTTTTTTATATGATGCACTTGTCTAA
- a CDS encoding 2-C-methyl-D-erythritol 4-phosphate cytidylyltransferase — MLKKFALIVAGGSGNRMNSSVPKQFLEIKGKPVLMFTFEAFLNFDPQIEFVLVLPQSQVETWKKLCKKHAFYTNYKLAFGGENRFQSVRNGLELIKEEGIVFIHDGVRPLVSAQTIRNCFNTAQKYGNALPVVAPAESVRHADKMGNKAVDRSEYFLVQTPQTFTVNAIKQAYKSAPNEQFTDDASVLEFAGRKIHLVDGNRENIKITWPQDLIVAQSFLFPH, encoded by the coding sequence ATGCTAAAAAAGTTTGCGTTAATTGTTGCCGGGGGCAGTGGTAACCGTATGAACAGTTCTGTTCCAAAACAATTTTTGGAAATTAAGGGGAAACCAGTTTTAATGTTCACTTTTGAAGCCTTTTTAAACTTTGACCCGCAAATTGAGTTCGTGCTAGTATTGCCCCAAAGCCAGGTTGAAACGTGGAAAAAACTTTGTAAAAAGCACGCATTTTACACCAACTACAAACTTGCCTTTGGCGGCGAAAACAGGTTTCAGTCGGTACGCAACGGCCTTGAGCTGATAAAAGAAGAAGGCATTGTATTTATACACGATGGTGTTCGGCCATTGGTTTCAGCACAAACCATTCGTAATTGCTTTAACACCGCCCAAAAATACGGCAATGCCCTGCCGGTTGTTGCCCCGGCCGAATCGGTTCGACATGCCGATAAAATGGGCAACAAAGCCGTTGACCGAAGCGAATACTTCCTGGTACAAACACCACAAACCTTTACCGTAAACGCCATTAAGCAAGCCTATAAATCGGCTCCAAACGAGCAGTTTACCGACGATGCATCAGTGCTTGAATTTGCCGGCAGAAAAATTCATTTGGTTGATGGCAACCGCGAAAACATTAAAATTACATGGCCGCAAGATTTAATTGTTGCCCAATCCTTTCTTTTTCCACATTAA
- a CDS encoding TetR/AcrR family transcriptional regulator, giving the protein MEEKKKYIIENVGRLYMTQGIRAVTMDDVAAEFGISKKTLYQYFKDKKDLVTQVVAFFLEESGKTFKEMADNNAIDSMFLIRKHVAFIFKFYNNGIEKDLKKYYPELYKKVNEVKRERIFTNTIANLKLGMEQGVYRTDIDPYFIAKLQVGRMLYTMNPDFGIFEEYEVNSLAFFDGMMDYHMNAICNDKGKKYYRKQLNKVQNEENN; this is encoded by the coding sequence GTGGAAGAAAAGAAGAAATATATTATCGAGAATGTGGGCCGCCTTTACATGACCCAGGGTATAAGGGCGGTAACCATGGATGACGTAGCGGCGGAGTTTGGCATTTCGAAAAAAACACTTTACCAATATTTTAAAGACAAAAAAGACCTGGTTACCCAGGTGGTTGCATTTTTTCTTGAAGAAAGCGGCAAAACATTTAAAGAAATGGCCGACAATAATGCCATAGACAGTATGTTTCTGATTAGAAAACATGTAGCCTTTATTTTTAAGTTCTATAATAACGGTATTGAAAAGGACCTGAAAAAATACTACCCGGAATTGTACAAAAAAGTTAATGAAGTAAAACGCGAGCGCATTTTTACCAACACCATTGCAAACCTTAAGTTAGGCATGGAGCAGGGCGTTTACCGCACTGATATTGACCCATACTTTATTGCCAAACTCCAGGTTGGGCGAATGCTTTATACCATGAATCCCGACTTCGGAATTTTTGAGGAATACGAAGTAAATTCGCTGGCATTTTTTGATGGCATGATGGACTACCACATGAATGCGATTTGCAACGACAAAGGAAAAAAATATTATAGAAAACAATTAAACAAAGTTCAGAATGAAGAAAATAACTAG
- a CDS encoding TolC family protein: MKKITSQLLLFFVMSVMSLTLNAQEENTSFTLDEATQYAMQNSYVLFNTKQDVSIARKKVWETITTGLPQVAGSANYNWFLNLPVSLIPAEFVGGEPGEYYPVKFGQDYSADFGFSVSQQIFDGSWIVGVSSAELYLNLAKQANEKTEIDIRNAVAQAYYMVLISERYKQVMLENLENSKRLYEETKVYFENGFREQQDVDQLRILQKNAENEVLRSERELIVAKTVLKYTMGIDLEQEIMLSDDLEVFVLPLVEEKNSINLDLINHIDYRLAQSNFQVSEKLYRLEKVAYLPKFNAFYSYTRTSYSNSANLFKEEWYPSSLIGFQASIPIFNSGNKRSRVQQARLELDKAENDKRLMEITLQKDYLMASAEMQTAREQFLNTRENRDLAESILDKTQIKFNNGMVSSAELSQQETQYITTWQQLVTSTMSLLQADLNLKKAAGAL; the protein is encoded by the coding sequence ATGAAGAAAATAACTAGCCAACTACTCTTGTTTTTTGTCATGTCTGTGATGAGCCTTACGCTTAACGCTCAGGAAGAAAACACAAGTTTCACCCTTGATGAGGCCACTCAATACGCCATGCAAAATTCATACGTTTTGTTTAATACGAAACAAGATGTTAGTATTGCCCGCAAAAAAGTATGGGAAACCATTACTACCGGTTTGCCCCAGGTTGCAGGCTCAGCCAACTATAACTGGTTTTTAAACCTCCCGGTTTCATTAATCCCTGCTGAATTTGTGGGCGGAGAACCCGGTGAATATTACCCGGTAAAATTTGGCCAGGATTATAGCGCCGATTTTGGATTCAGTGTGTCACAACAAATTTTTGATGGCTCGTGGATTGTTGGAGTAAGCTCGGCCGAGCTGTATTTAAATCTGGCCAAACAAGCTAACGAAAAAACTGAAATTGATATTAGAAACGCTGTTGCGCAGGCCTACTACATGGTACTAATTAGCGAACGTTACAAACAGGTAATGCTCGAAAACCTCGAAAACAGCAAGCGGCTTTATGAAGAAACCAAGGTGTATTTTGAGAACGGATTTCGTGAACAGCAGGATGTGGATCAGCTCCGGATTTTGCAAAAAAATGCGGAGAATGAAGTACTCCGATCAGAACGCGAATTAATTGTTGCCAAAACAGTTTTAAAATACACGATGGGGATTGATCTGGAGCAGGAAATTATGCTGAGCGACGACCTCGAAGTATTTGTATTGCCCCTGGTTGAAGAAAAAAACAGCATCAATCTTGACCTGATTAACCATATCGATTATCGTTTGGCACAATCGAATTTCCAGGTTTCCGAAAAATTGTATCGACTTGAGAAAGTGGCCTATTTGCCAAAATTTAATGCATTTTACAGCTACACCCGAACATCGTACAGCAACAGTGCCAACCTGTTTAAAGAAGAATGGTATCCGTCTTCGCTGATTGGTTTTCAAGCATCAATACCCATTTTCAATTCCGGAAATAAACGATCGAGGGTACAGCAAGCCCGCCTCGAGCTGGATAAAGCAGAAAACGACAAACGCCTGATGGAAATCACCCTTCAGAAAGATTATTTAATGGCCTCGGCAGAAATGCAAACGGCCCGCGAACAATTCTTAAACACCCGGGAGAACCGCGATTTGGCGGAAAGTATTTTAGACAAAACACAAATAAAATTTAACAACGGTATGGTTAGCAGCGCCGAGCTCTCGCAGCAAGAAACCCAGTACATTACCACCTGGCAACAACTGGTTACCTCAACCATGTCGTTGCTACAGGCCGATCTTAACCTGAAAAAAGCTGCAGGCGCCCTTTAG